The segment GCGTTACTGGTTCTAAAGTGAATGGTTCTGAAGTTGAAGTGACCTACCAGAACGCGAAGGGTGAAGAAGAGAAAGTTACTTTCGATAAACTCATCGTTTGTGTCGGTCGTCGTCCTTTCACTGAAGGTCTATTAGCAGCGGATTCAGGTGTTGAGCTTGATGAGCGCGGTTTCATCTTCGTTGATGAGCAGTGTGCAACGGCAGTACCAGGCGTATACGCCTGTGGTGACGTAGTTCGTGGCCCAATGCTTGCGCACAAAGGTTCTGAAGAAGGTGTTATGGTTGCTGAGCGCATTGCTGGTCAGAAGGCGCAGGTCAACTACGACATCATCCCGAATGTGATCTACACTCACCCAGAAATTGCTTCGGTTGGTTTGACTGAAGAGCAAGTGAAAGCGAACGGCATCGACTACAATATTGGTTTATTCCCGTTTGCAGCGTCTGGACGAGCCATGGCTGCGAACGAAGCCAAGGGTACTGTGAAGATGATCGCCGACGCGAAAACAGATCGTATTGTTGGTTTCCACATCATTGGCCCATCGGCTGCTGATTTGGTTCAACAGATTGCTATCGCGATGGAGTTTGGTGCCACAGCAGAAGACATCGGTATGATTGTTTTCTCACACCCAACACTCTCGGAAACAGTTAAAGAGTCAGCGCTTGCAGTGAACGGCCACGCTATTCACGTAGCCAATCGTAAGAAGCGTAAGTAAAATATAAGTTTTTAATCGAAGCGTCATAGGTAAATTGTTTGCTGCATTGATTGGGCATCTATCTAGGACGCTTTTCTTGTGTTCCCCCAGGGACAATTAAGGTGGTAAAAAAATGAACTTGCACGAGTATCAAGGTAAGCAGCTGTTCCGTCAGTATGGCCTACCTGTGTCAGATGGCATTGCCTGTGACACCCCAGAAGAAGCGGTAGCTGCGGCTAAGAAGATTGGCGGAGACATGTGGGTTGTTAAAGCCCAGGTCCATGCTGGCGGTCGTGGTAAAGCGGGCGGCGTTAAGTTGTTAAACAACTTTGATGACATCCATGCTTTCGCTGACAAATGGTTAGGTAAGAACCTTGTAACCTATCAGACAGACGAAAATGGTCAGCCAGTTGCTAAGATCTTAGTTGAGACTTGCACCGACATCGCTCAGGAGCTTTACCTCGGCGCGGTTGTAGATCGTTCAACTCGTCGTGTTATCTTCATGGCCTCTACCGAAGGTGGCGTTGAGATTGAGAAAGTAGCTGAAGAGACTCCAGAAAAGATTCTTCAGGCCATCATCGATCCAGTTTGTGGCGCTCAGCCATACCAGGCTCGCGAGCTTGGCTTCAAGTTAGGCTTGAACCCAGTTCAGATGAAGCAATTCACTAAGATCTTCTTGGGCTTGGCAAAGATGTTCACCGAGAAAGACTTAGATCTTCTTGAGATCAACCCATTGGTTATCACTGACGAAGGCAACTTGCACTGTCTTGACGCGAAAGTGTCTATTGATAGCAACGCCGTATACCGTCACAAAGATATCCAAGAAATGCACGATCCTTCACAGGAAGACGAGCGTGAAGCACATGCTGCTCAGTTCGAACTTAACTACGTAGCGCTCGATGGCAACATCGGCTGTATGGTTAACGGTGCAGGCCTAGCAATGGGTACCATGGATATTGTTAAGCTACACGGTGGCGAGCCAGCTAACTTCCTAGATGTTGGTGGCGGCGCCACAAAAGAGCGTGTAACGGAAGCATTCAAAATCATTCTTTCTGACACCAGTGTTAAAGCCGTTTTGGTTAACATCTTCGGTGGTATCGTTCGTTGCGATCTAATTGCTGACGGCATCATTGGTGCAGTGAAAGAAGTTGGCGTTGAAGTTCCAGTTGTTGTTCGCCTTGAAGGTAACAACGCTGAGCTTGGCGCAAAAGTATTGGCAGAAAGTGGTCTTGGCGTAATTGCTGCGACGAGCTTAACTGATGCAGCTGAAAAAGTTGTTGCTGCAGCGGAGGGCAAATAATGAGCGTATTAATCAATAAAGACACCAAGGTAATCTGTCAGGGTTTCACTGGTGGTCAGGGTACTTTCCACTCTGAGCAAGCCATTGCATACGGTACCAACATGGTTGGCGGTGTAACGCCGGGTAAAGGCGGTACAACTCACCTTGGGCTTCCGGTATTTAACACGGTTAAAGAAGCGGTAGAAGCTACTGGTGCTGATGCCTCGGTTATCTACGTACCGGCTCCTTTCTGTAAGGACTCTATCATTGAAGCAGCCTACTCAGGCGTTAAGCTGATCGTGGCGATTACCGAAGGTATCCCAACGCTTGATATGCTTGAAGCAAAAGTTGTGTGTGATAACCAGGGCGTTCGTCTGATTGGACCAAACTGCCCAGGTGTCATCACTCCTGGAGAGTGTAAGATCGGTATCATGCCGGGTCACATTCACTTGCCAGGTAAAGTTGGCATCGTATCGCGTTCTGGTACCTTGACCTACGAAGCGGTTAAGCAGACGACTGATCACGGTTTCGGCCAGTCTACCTGTGTTGGTATAGGTGGTGACCCAATTCCTGGTTCTAACTTCATCGACATTCTAGAAATGTTCGAGAATGATCCTAAGACCGAAGCAATCGTAATGATTGGTGAGATCGGTGGTTCTGCAGAAGAAGAAGCAGCTGCTTACATCAAAGCAAATGTGACTAAGCCTGTTGTTTCTTACATTGCGGGTGTTACAGCGCCAGCAGGTAAGCGTATGGGTCACGCGGGCGCAATTATCGCTGGCGGTAAGGGTACTGCAGACGAGAAGTTCGCAGCACTGGAAGATGCAGGCGTGAAGACAGTTCGTTCTTTGGCTGGTATCGGTGATGCACTGAAGGAAATCACTGGCTGGTAAGCGAGTGTTTGCTAAAGTGTTCAAAAAGAGGTCGCCTTTGGCGGCCTTTTTTTTGCTTTCCAAAAAGAGAATGCGGGGTGAAATCCTCGTCCTACCATTATTCAGGCTAGTTAACGGTTTTGTTATCGCTTAAACAGTGTTAATCAGGCTAGCCGGTTATTCTATCCTCGTTCAAATGGCGTTAAACTTTGAGCTATCGCACTTTTCGTGCTTGAATAGTGTCATAACAAATAACCCATTGACTGCAGGACGCTGACTATGAAACGGGTAATACAGCTACTGATGGGCGCAATGCTTATCGCCGGCGCGCTTTATCTTGCCTTTGAACCGTCGTTGACTGACGATTCTGGCAACACCAGGGCAACCAACTCAGCGCCAGCAAGCGGTGAGAATTCTTCTGAGTCTAGAGGTGATGGGGACGGTGGTGATCGCGCAGCGGCCGCTAACAGCGAGAATAGCGAAAACTCGGCAAATCAGCCCATTGGTTCCACTCAGACTACTACGCAAATCCCTCTGGATCTTCCTGCCGGCGCAACGGCCGAAGAGAATGCTGCACTGCTTACGGGTTGGCTTCAGGAGCAGGGTTGGCTTGGCGAGCATGATGAATTAGTAGAGTTGTTTAATTCTGGCGCCGTGGGGAGCGTTGAGGTTGAACGAGTGAGGCAGTTTCACAATGGCTTGCCCGTCTACGACTCTAACCTTGTGGTGCTTCGCAGAGATAACGTGTTGGTGGAGCTTGATGGCGCACTTGCGGTGGATGTCAATTTAGATGTAGAACCCACGGTTAGTATTGAAGCTGCATGGGAAACGGCCAGCGCTAGTGTTAGTTTCAGTGTCGTGGCAGCAGTGCCGGAGGCGCTGCAAGTTCACTCCCGGGCCGGCGAGAGTCACTTAGTCTGGGTCTTTAGGGGTGGCGATATGCGCGCCCGTACAGAAGTGCTCGTTGATGCGCACAGCAATGAGGTGTTGAGAAAGGTCACCAAAGGAGCAATTTAATTATGTTAATTAGATTAGCCCTAGTAACCGCTCTATTTTGTCTTTCATCGCTAACGGTTGCCAATCAGCCAGTGGCCCACATCTTTGATTATCAGCGATTCTGTGCACAACATAAGAATCGCCCCTCGCAGGATCAATGGTGGCGCTATTTGGTGGCGCTATCTGGCCGAATTGATGGTGATATCCGAGTATATCGAAATCACCTTGAGGGTAATGGCGATCCGTTAGTGATGGCGATTAGCCAGAATGCTCAATACTACGATGCCTTCCGTAGACTGATGGGAATGGACGGCGTAGACGGAAGAGGCCTAAGGCACAATCTGTTGGTTAATATGAACCGAGGCTCGAATGGTGAACCCTTCGAATGTGGAGACGGTGAAGTCTTCGATGCCATGAGTGTTCGCCAAGGTAATGAACTTTCCTTTGACGCCTTTAGTAAAACAACCATGGCCTTGGAAGAAGTGGTTGGTCATGAGGCTTATCATGCATTTATTGGTTACAATTCCGCTTTAGAATACGAGTTTCAGTCTGGCGCACTCAATGAGGCGCTCGCCGATGCCTTTGGCGTTGTTTTCCGTCAATGGCTAGAATCCGGGCGGCCCGATAATCCCGCTGATATTCAATCACGTTCAAATGCGCTTTGGCAGTTGCGAGATGTGGGACAGCCGCTTCGCGATATGATCAGCCCAAATAATCACGATCAGCCTGATCACATGAATCAGTATATTAAGCTGCCCAATACGGCGGACGGGGATTGGGGGGGCGTTCATTACAACTCAGGCATCATCAACCACGCTTTTTTTCTATTGGCGGAGGGTGGTCAACATCGACGTCTTGGCTCAGGGCCAACGGTCTCCGGGATTGGTCCCTACAAAGCCTTAACTATCTGGCATAGTGGCGCCATTTTGATGCACCCGTACAGCGATTTCCGCGATGCGCGCGAGAAGTTTCAACGTGCCGCGGTGGAGTTATTCGGTCATGGGAGCGGTGAAGTTCAATCGCTGGTGAACGCCTTGGACGCCGTTGGTATTGCCTTTGTGCCACTTCCACAGGCCCCGGTAACAACTCCGGGCCCAACAGAGCCAGAAGAAACTATACCTCCTGTTAATGATCCTGTTACGGTACCCACGCCGCCCGAGACAAGCGCGGATCCCGTGGTCATCGATACCAACCCTAACCCAGGGCCAGTCGTAACCAATCCCGCGCCGACGCCCGGGCCGGTGATGGCAAACCCTGAGCCCGAGCCCACTGAGGGAACCGAAGCTAAGCGTTGGTGGCTGATAGGGCTGTTACTGGTCGCCGGTGGCGCCCTGCTATGGTTAAGTCGAAGGCAGCCGTTTGCCGAAACAGCTAGCACAGTAGCCAGTCCAGCGTGGTCTTCGGTACAACAGGCGTCCAGAAAAGCGGATTCAGATAACGCCAGCGCAGGTACCAGTAAGGACTTTAAAATCCACATCGATGGGGCAAAGCTGTACTTGGACCCAGCGCTCTTGCGAACAAAGGATGGTCAAGTTTTTGGACGGTCGGCCAATTTTTGCCACGTGGTACTGGCGAACGCGGCAATATCAAGGCGACATCTTCGTGTTTGTTTGGTTGACAAGGCACTTTGGGTGACCGATCTGAATAGCCAGGCGGGGGTGATGGTGAATGGCCAGTCGATCCCGCCGATGCAGCCAGTCCGATGGGAAATTGGTGACACTCTGAGTGTTGCTAACCGGGTTAAATTGGAGCGTAAATCATGAGCAGCTTCACCACCTATTTCTTCGGCAGAGATCAGAGCAACTCCATTGTATTGGATGATCCAAGTATCTCTCGCTTTCACTGTGAGTTGACCGTTAATGGCGACGACTGTCTGCTAGTTGATGCGAACTCGACCCACGGCTGTTTTGTGGAGCGCAATGGTGACTGGGAAAGCGTGAAGAACAGCCAGCTTAAATTGACGGATAAGGTTAAAATTGGCCGCTTGAGTGGCCTGTTGAAGGATTTTATAAAGGGAGAAAAGGCGTGACCAATATTTTGGAGATCAAAGAGAGTCACTTGAGGGTAACCGTGGCGTTAATCTCTGTGATATTGGCAGCGGTGTGGATTTTAGTCATTGATTTGGCGTTGAATACACCTGCCGATGGAATCAGAATTGTGGATGTGCTGATTGATAGGGCGAATGAGCTTTATCCGTTCACCATTCAGAATTTGATGTGGATTTTCTTTTTCTTTGGCCTTGGCGAATTATGGATTCGTAACCAGCGAGCCAATATTGAGGCGCAGCAGCTGGGGCTTAGGCTGCTCCCGGAAGATGAAGAAACACTATTGCGCGGCAAAGACCTCGGAAGTATCGTGCTGTCGATTCGCGGAGCCGGTTCGCAGCGTCTCTATTATCTTCAGGAATTGATAATGCGCACTATTCAACAATTCCGACTCAATGACTCGGTTGCACAGGCGGATAGCCTGTTGAACACTTCGTTGGACCTCATTCACGCCGAACTCGATATTAAATACAATATGTTGCGCTACATCAGTTGGTTGCTACCAACGCTGGGCTTCATTGGTACCGTAGTGGGTATTTCCCTTGCGCTGGGTGAGGCGGGCAACATGCCTGAGGTGACTGATGGTGACGCAATTAAAGCGTGGATGGGCCTGCTCACGGCCAAGCTAGGCATTGCCTTTAACACAACATTAGTGGCGCTGCTGCAGTCCGCCGTACTAGTGTTTCTTATTCATATTGTGCAGGCGAAAGAAGAAGAGGGCGTCAATCGTATTGGTCGCTACTGTCTACACAATCTCATTAATCGTTTGTACGAATCGCAAGAGAGGTAATTGTTATGCCGGCAAAAATTGGCCCCGATGGGAAGCCCATCGTTGTAGATACTGTTCCGTTTAAAGCAGATTATCAAGATGATGATGCCACTGCTCCCTATGACCCTAACGCTGATCGACGTACGCCAAGCAACTTTGATGAAGATGAGGCGACCGCACCGTTTTCGACTCAGACAGCAGGGGCCACATCGCCGATGGCCGACCCTACACGGGCGCTTGATATTGAGGAAGTCGAAGTCAATATTCGCGGCGCGAAACAAGCACCAGTCAGTGCGGTAGTTGAAGAAGATGACGAGGCTACTCAGGTCTACCGAGCGCCTCGACCGTCGTCATCGACTCACGCTGCTGAAGCGGGCGCACCAACAGAAGCCGAACAGACTTCCGTAGCGATGCAGGATCCTCCAGTGGGTTGGTTAGTGGTCACTGACGGACCAGGTAAGGGCGAGGTCGTTACCATCGGCTACGGACAAAATTCCGTCGGGCGTTCGGGCGCACGCATCAATTTGAATTTTGGTGATAGTGAAATCTCTCGCGAGTCACACATTACGGTCATTTATGATCCTAACGCTCGAGCCTTTTATGTGGGGCCAGGCACCGGGAAGTCGCTGGGTTACCTAAACGGTTCACCTATCTTGATGCCGGTAGCCATGAATAATTCTGATGAGCTGAAGCTAGGAGCTACTGCCCTTCGCTTTGTTGCACTTTGTGGCGAAGGCTTTGGTTGGGAATAGATGTTGGAATTTGATGTAGGCGTCAGCCAGTGGCAGGGGCGAAGAGCCTATCAGCAAGATAGCGTGACTGCGCAATACCTCGCTAATGACCGGTTGTTGGCCGTAGTCTGTGATGGTATGGGTGGAACCGTTGGCGGTGAAGTTGCTGCGTCAGCGGCCCTCGATGCAATTGTTAGTCGCTTCGACCCACATGCTGATGATTTATCAGCGCAGTGGTTACAGCTTGCAGGTGCAGCGAATAACGCCCTGGCTAAAGCCATCAAGGCCGATGAGGCACTGGCATCAATGGGAACGACTTTGGTGTCACTGTTTATTGATAAACAGGGGTTAAGGTGGTTGAGCGTTGGCGACTCGCCGTTGTGGCTGTTTCGCGATGGTGAGCTCCAGCGTCTTAATATTGATGAGTCTTACGGCGGCTTTTTAGATCGCGAGGCCGCGGCGGGACATATCAGTTGGGAGGAAGCACGGTCGAACACCAAGCGACACCAGCTTATGAATGTCTTACAGGGGAAGAAGTCGTTAGTCGTTAATGATATCGCCGATGAGGCGGTGGTACTGCAGAGTAATGATGTGCTCCTGCTTGCGTCAGATGGTATTCAGACGCTTAGCGATGGCCATATTGCTCATGTGATGCGGGAGCACCTTGGTGAATCAGCAAATAGTATTACGGAGCAGTTAATGCGTGCCGTTCATAGGGAAAACCACCCGAAACAGGACAACGTGTCTATCGCGTTGATCAAAGTAGAGCAAGGGAGTGAGTCAGAATGAAATCCATCATAGCTACCGCCATTTTAGCTGCCTTAGTCAGTGCGCCGACGGTTGCCCAGACCGCCTTAGAGGTGTTGTCAAATAAGCGAGGTGACACGATTGCTGAGGGGCTCGCCATTCCAGTTACTCAACAGGTGGTCGTGACCCGCCGCAGCTTGCTTGATAATGGCGATACCGTTGCTGTGGTTGACCCCGTTAGTGGTGCCAGACTTCAGGCGGACGTGTTGGCCTCTGATCGTGAAACCGGGTTTAGCATTTTGTCGGTAAACGGCGCGAACTTTCAACCTTTGACATTCAGTGCTAGCGAGCTGCGAGCAGGGGAACGCATTGCGTTGTTAACCGCTGCTGAGCAGCGAAGTGGATTCGTTTTGGCTCAGCTTGATGGTGGTATCTTTCAGCATGATGTGAGCTATGCAGTCAACGAAGTGGGCGCCATGGTGTTGAATCGCTGTGGCGAATTAGCTGGCTGGAATGTCGATCAGTTTTCGGGCGTATTCGCCTCTGAGCTGAGCGGCTCTGAGGTTCCCGTAGATGCGAAGGGCCTTAGTGCGTTGGTCACACTGTTGCAGAATAATCAGGTCAAAATATCAATCGCTGCCAATGCGTGCCCTAGTCTAGAAGAAGAGGCTGATGCCGCTCGCCAAGCCGCTCAAGAGGAGCTTGAGCGCATTGAGTCGGAGCTAGCGGAACAGCAAGCTGAGCTTGAGGCACAGCGACAGGCGGCGGAGGAAGCTGCTGCCCAAGCGGAGGCCGAGCGCGAACAGTCAGAAGCCGCGGCGGCCGCTGCCCGCGACGCTGAGGCGGAACTCGCCGCTCGCGAAGCCGAACTGGAGGCGCAGCGTCAGGAAGCTGAGGCGGCACAAGCCGCTGCAGCCGCTGAACAAGAAGCGGAGCTCGCGGCCGCCGCCGCAGCGCTCGAAGCAGAGCAGCAAGCCCGAGAAGAAGCGATGGCGCGTGCCGAGCAGGAAGCTTCAAGAAAACAGCAGTTAACGCTTATTGGCGCACTTGCCGGTGTGATTGGCCTAGTGGTGCTATTACTGGTAGTGATTCGCTCCCGCAAGCGTCAAACAGCGTTAGATGAAGCCAAGGCGCGGTTTAACGATGTGCTGCTAAGCGGCCATGACGGCGGTGGCAACCCTTATCGGGTTCGTATTGATGGAGGCGCGCTGCGGCAGGCGGAAAATGGCTTAGTGATAGGTAAGAATGCCTCGCAAGCGCAGGTGGTGATTGCCAATCCTCAGGTATCACGCACTCATGCTCGTATCTGGGTGGAAGATAACGGCTTGAAGTTGACTGACCTTGGCAGCTCGAACGGAACGCAGGTCAATGATGTCCCGCTTCAAGTTGGGCAGGTGGTGGCGTTAACGGCTGGAGATAAGTTGGCGCTAGGTGGTGTCTTCCTTAACGTGGAACTACTGGATTGAGCTATGAAGCGTAAAAAGCGGGAAGTCAGTGCGTTTAATATGTCGGCGGTGGATCTCTTCGCCTCGGCAATGGGAGCGTTTATTCTCCTTGCTGTGATTGCTCTACCGTTCTTCCCTAAAACCTCGGAAACGCCGCCGGCGCCGGTTTGTCCTGAACCATCGCCGGTGCTGCCGGTCCCCGCGGCCTGTCCCGATCCAGTGGTTCAAACCTGCCCGGTATGTCCACCGGTTCCAGAAGAGGCGTTCGTACTCAAGGACATTGATCTTGTGATTGTCCTGGATGTTACTGGCAGTATGGATGAGTCCATTGAGGGGTTGAAGAATACCACTTCGGACTTAGTCGCGCTGTTAGCGCGTTTGGCTCCCACCTTTTCAGTGGGTATTGTCACTTTTGGTGATTATGGTTTTGATCAACCTACTCAAGTATTTAATCTCCGTGAAATGTCCAGTGAGCAAGATATTGAGGCGCTGAATCGTTTTGTTGGTCAGGTTCGAGAAGGCTGGGGTATTGGCGGTGGAGACTATCTCTACGAAGGCGAGGCGCTATCTGCGGGACTGGAGATAGCGGTCGCGATGCCCTTTAGACCTGAAGCCAAAGAGCGGAGAATTGTTGTCTTTACGGATGATGTGGCGACCTACCAGAGTCGTGCTGAAGGTCTTGTTCGCCAGTTTGCGTCAGGGTCGTCGGGCGACGTGAGCCAGACTGTGTCGGTGGTTCTTACGGACCCAAAGAACAATCCTGATGCGGCGAGAGTAATGGAGCAGTTGGCTACCACTGGGCAGGGCTTCTATTCCTCGTCTTCGGGCTCCTTTATTGGCAAGCTGTTACTTGCTTTAATTGACGGAAGTTGATTGATGACTACTTACCATGCGCAACGTCAGGGAGATCGGCCTTACCAGGAAGATTGCTTCACGACCATCCAGACGGACCAGTATCAGCTGCTAGTAGTAGCCGATGGACTTGGAGGTCACGACGCGGGTGATGTGGCGGCAAAACTGATTGTCGAGCTCGTGACTGCAGCGTCCACCGAACTCCCCGAGTTGAGCCCGCTGGAGGCAAAAATTAAACTGCGGGCTTGGTTTGAACCAATTGTTAGAAGCTTTCAAGCTGATTTAGCGAGTCAGGAACAGGCTACTGATGCCCACACAACGGTGGCAATTGCTATTATTCGCGCGGATCAGCTTTATACCCTTACGGTAGGGGACTCGCGAGTTTATGTCTGTGGCGAGCATAGCCTCTGGCGAAGTCGAGATCATTCCGTGGTTCAGATGCTGGTTGATGACGGAGAGATTAGTGAAGCGGAGATGGCTGCCCACCCTGAACAGGGTAAGTTGTATCAGAGTATTGGTCCTAACAAGACCGTAAAACCCAGAGTTTCGCATAGGGAGCTAACTGCCACGGATGTGGTGCTCGTCGCGAGCGATGGTTTTTGGGAAGGTGTCAGCGATGAAGAGTTACAGGGCTTCGCAATTGATCCATCGCAACAACGCCTTGATTGCTTGGTTGATCTAGCCTGTGAACGGCGTGCGCCGAAGGCAGATAATACCACCGTAATTTCCTTTGAAAATAATACGACAACGAGACCTCTAATGACAGATGAAGTGAACTCAACCCCCACAGCGAGCGCCAAACAGCCAGATAACCCTAAGCGTGCGGATTTTTCCAGCGGAGCAATCAACAGGCGCCGAGATCGCTTTATTGCTTTGGCCCTCGTTCTGTTGATTGTGCTGTTGGTAGTCTGGGGAGGAAGCGGCGACGATAGCGCTGATGTTGCCAGTGCTGAGCAAGCGGATGAGGCGGCGCAGACTAGCTGTATGCTTGAAGCGGTATATGAGGCTGAGGACGAGGGTATTCGAATAGTACTAAGCTCTATAGATGACGGCACTGAACAGATCGTCACATTGCCAATTCGCCCAGGCAAATACCGTGTGAGGTTAGAAGATCGTCATGGTGAGTGTCAAAATCTGCGAGACGAACAGGGTGAAACTGAATTGAAGAAGAAATTTGAGCGCCAGCTATTGCGTTCATCCACAGTATCAATGGAAGTCCTATGAGTAGAGCACAGCAATCAACCCACCTGCCTCTTGGTACTCGATTAGGCGAATATGAGATTCAAGCGGTTCTTGGCCAAGGTGGCTTTGGCATTACCTACAAGGCGTGGGATAGCACTTTGGCATGCTACGTAGCACTTAAGGAATATTTTCCTAAGCATTTAGCTAATCGGAATACTGACAGTGTTTCCATTCGGCCAGCAAGTCGTGAAGATGAATCCTCGTATCAGAAGGGCTTAACGAGCTTTGTTGAAGAGGCTAGGGTGTTGGCGCAGTTTCAACATCCTGGAGTCGTACCGGTAAAACGTCTGGTCAAAGCCAACCAAACCGCTTATATGGTGATGGGGTTTGTTGAGGGCGAAACACTCACAGAGTATATGAAGAAGAGTGGTGGTAAGGTGGCAGCGTCGCAACTTATTGCCTGGACAGATCAGTTACTCTCGGCGCTCGATAAGGTACATCAGGCTGGCCTATTACACCGCGATATTAAACCCGGCAATGTCTACATTGGCTCCGATGGCAACGCGATGTTATTGGACTTCGGTGCGGCACGACGCGTTGCTGCAGAGGCGTCGCAATCTATCACCGGTGTGATCTCAGCAGGCTATTCGCCAATTGAACAATATTCAGAGAGTACCAAGAATCAGGGTCCTTGGACGGATATTTATAGCCTTTCCGCAACACTCTATCGCTGTATAACTGGTGTTAAACCTATTGAAGCCACGGCTCGCCGCGATGAAATGGATGATGGTGATCCTGATCCGGTTGCCGCGTTAAATCCATCGAGTTATCCCGATTTTCCCGCGGGTTTTATTCTAGCAGTGTGGCAGGGCATGGCGGTTATTCGTAAGCATCGGATTCGCGATGTGAGTGCCTATCGCGAAGTGATGAATGCCTCACTTAATTCGCCATCGCCGCAGAAACCAATAGCACCCGTGACGCCCCCCCCTCAGCCGGCTCGTCCAAGCGGCCCGTCAACCTCAGGACCCCAGTCTAAGGTGGGCTCTGGCCCCCAATCACAGGGTTCTACTCATTCATCCGCTAAGGTGCCAATAAGTAGTGGTGGGCGCGTGGTTCAGATCATTCTGGCCGTGGTGGCGGTTGCAGTGGTAGCCATCGTAATCATTAACCCCTTCGCCAAGAAAGAGGATCCAATATTAGATCATGGTGGCGGTAGCGAGGAAGTTCAACTTCATTCAGTTTCGGTTAATGTTAAGCCAAGCGCTGCCGTCGATCGCATTTTGATTAATGGTTCAAGTGTCGCTAATGGTGCCACGACGAGCCTTGCCGAGGGAGAGCATCACGTTGAAATTCGCGGTGCGAGTGGCTATTCCAATGTAGATGAGCGCATTTTCGTTGACCGAAATAATCGCCAGTTCGAGTTTAGTTTAACTCAGGACCTCGTTCCCTTGACGCTTACACTAACGCCCTCTAACGCACGAGTCATTCTACCGGATCTGCCAGCAAACGTGACCTATCGTCCAGGCGTTCAACTTCCCCGCGGCACCCATCGAGTGCGCGTTATCGCCAGCGGTTATCAGCGATACGAGGGAAGTATTGACCTGAACCAGGGGTCAAACTGGCAGATTACCCTCGAGCGAGCAACGCCGATTGCACAAATCAATGCGCAGATGGTGGCGATACCTGCCGGGCGCTTTAATATGGGTGGGGATGTATACACCGATGAGAAGCCAGTGCACCGAGTTAATGTCCCCGCTTTTGAACTGCAGAAGACCGAAGTTACTTGGGAGCAATACCGGGAATGTGTCAATGCCGGGGGCTGCACCGCGCCGGCGAATTCATCATCGTTTGCCGATGATGAGCCGGTTCGCAGCGTGTCTTGGGATGACGCGCAGCGTTTTATCAGTTGGCTAAACCGTGAAACGGGATCTTCGTATAGGCTGCCTTCCGAATCGGAATGGGAGTACGCGGCAAGAGCTGGCTCAGGGGCGCGATACAGTTCCGGAAACACCCT is part of the Umboniibacter marinipuniceus genome and harbors:
- a CDS encoding PP2C family protein-serine/threonine phosphatase; translated protein: MLEFDVGVSQWQGRRAYQQDSVTAQYLANDRLLAVVCDGMGGTVGGEVAASAALDAIVSRFDPHADDLSAQWLQLAGAANNALAKAIKADEALASMGTTLVSLFIDKQGLRWLSVGDSPLWLFRDGELQRLNIDESYGGFLDREAAAGHISWEEARSNTKRHQLMNVLQGKKSLVVNDIADEAVVLQSNDVLLLASDGIQTLSDGHIAHVMREHLGESANSITEQLMRAVHRENHPKQDNVSIALIKVEQGSESE
- a CDS encoding vWA domain-containing protein is translated as MKRKKREVSAFNMSAVDLFASAMGAFILLAVIALPFFPKTSETPPAPVCPEPSPVLPVPAACPDPVVQTCPVCPPVPEEAFVLKDIDLVIVLDVTGSMDESIEGLKNTTSDLVALLARLAPTFSVGIVTFGDYGFDQPTQVFNLREMSSEQDIEALNRFVGQVREGWGIGGGDYLYEGEALSAGLEIAVAMPFRPEAKERRIVVFTDDVATYQSRAEGLVRQFASGSSGDVSQTVSVVLTDPKNNPDAARVMEQLATTGQGFYSSSSGSFIGKLLLALIDGS
- a CDS encoding FHA domain-containing protein codes for the protein MKSIIATAILAALVSAPTVAQTALEVLSNKRGDTIAEGLAIPVTQQVVVTRRSLLDNGDTVAVVDPVSGARLQADVLASDRETGFSILSVNGANFQPLTFSASELRAGERIALLTAAEQRSGFVLAQLDGGIFQHDVSYAVNEVGAMVLNRCGELAGWNVDQFSGVFASELSGSEVPVDAKGLSALVTLLQNNQVKISIAANACPSLEEEADAARQAAQEELERIESELAEQQAELEAQRQAAEEAAAQAEAEREQSEAAAAAARDAEAELAAREAELEAQRQEAEAAQAAAAAEQEAELAAAAAALEAEQQAREEAMARAEQEASRKQQLTLIGALAGVIGLVVLLLVVIRSRKRQTALDEAKARFNDVLLSGHDGGGNPYRVRIDGGALRQAENGLVIGKNASQAQVVIANPQVSRTHARIWVEDNGLKLTDLGSSNGTQVNDVPLQVGQVVALTAGDKLALGGVFLNVELLD
- a CDS encoding PP2C family protein-serine/threonine phosphatase — its product is MTTYHAQRQGDRPYQEDCFTTIQTDQYQLLVVADGLGGHDAGDVAAKLIVELVTAASTELPELSPLEAKIKLRAWFEPIVRSFQADLASQEQATDAHTTVAIAIIRADQLYTLTVGDSRVYVCGEHSLWRSRDHSVVQMLVDDGEISEAEMAAHPEQGKLYQSIGPNKTVKPRVSHRELTATDVVLVASDGFWEGVSDEELQGFAIDPSQQRLDCLVDLACERRAPKADNTTVISFENNTTTRPLMTDEVNSTPTASAKQPDNPKRADFSSGAINRRRDRFIALALVLLIVLLVVWGGSGDDSADVASAEQADEAAQTSCMLEAVYEAEDEGIRIVLSSIDDGTEQIVTLPIRPGKYRVRLEDRHGECQNLRDEQGETELKKKFERQLLRSSTVSMEVL
- a CDS encoding bifunctional serine/threonine-protein kinase/formylglycine-generating enzyme family protein, which gives rise to MSRAQQSTHLPLGTRLGEYEIQAVLGQGGFGITYKAWDSTLACYVALKEYFPKHLANRNTDSVSIRPASREDESSYQKGLTSFVEEARVLAQFQHPGVVPVKRLVKANQTAYMVMGFVEGETLTEYMKKSGGKVAASQLIAWTDQLLSALDKVHQAGLLHRDIKPGNVYIGSDGNAMLLDFGAARRVAAEASQSITGVISAGYSPIEQYSESTKNQGPWTDIYSLSATLYRCITGVKPIEATARRDEMDDGDPDPVAALNPSSYPDFPAGFILAVWQGMAVIRKHRIRDVSAYREVMNASLNSPSPQKPIAPVTPPPQPARPSGPSTSGPQSKVGSGPQSQGSTHSSAKVPISSGGRVVQIILAVVAVAVVAIVIINPFAKKEDPILDHGGGSEEVQLHSVSVNVKPSAAVDRILINGSSVANGATTSLAEGEHHVEIRGASGYSNVDERIFVDRNNRQFEFSLTQDLVPLTLTLTPSNARVILPDLPANVTYRPGVQLPRGTHRVRVIASGYQRYEGSIDLNQGSNWQITLERATPIAQINAQMVAIPAGRFNMGGDVYTDEKPVHRVNVPAFELQKTEVTWEQYRECVNAGGCTAPANSSSFADDEPVRSVSWDDAQRFISWLNRETGSSYRLPSESEWEYAARAGSGARYSSGNTLYCDDARYGQVEDGACYNGGSGPVEVGSYRANNFGLYDMAGNVNEWVEDCFYNDYNGAPNDGSAWVRKADCSVRSMRGGGWAGSVEQVAAPYRNSDQRDATFTDVGFRLARSR